A genome region from Gossypium hirsutum isolate 1008001.06 chromosome A04, Gossypium_hirsutum_v2.1, whole genome shotgun sequence includes the following:
- the LOC107948843 gene encoding 7-deoxyloganetic acid glucosyltransferase, whose translation MEKAKPEAPHVLILPIPAQGHLRPMLKLAELLSNASFQITFLNTEYFHHTFLSSIDIHAFSRRFPKFQFVTIPDGLPPDSPRPGKGIAHYLISLTDAAKPAVVEVLVSLRSKSGRPPTCIIADGIMSSAAVAAGEEFGIPVLAFRTYSACCTWTYFNLSNLVEGGELPLPDKDMDKLVTCIPGLENVLRHRDLPSFCRLEKADDHLLYDFFIAQASAMRRASALILNTFEQLETPFISKLASIFSKIYTIGPLHCLSNVDDPTALASTKSIFWQEEKGCLTWLDSHPSKSVVFVSFGSVVTFTLDQMLEFWHGLVNSGKPFLWVIRSNAIIGEDDPRKILEDLKDNTKGKGSIVSWAPQEEVLAHPAVGAFLTHSGWNSTLESIYAGVPMICWPLFVDQYVNSRCVSYVWRVGFDMKDSCHRSIIEKMVRDVIEMKNEEIMKSMEEISKQAQESVKESGPSYCNLDKMIQDIMSVNLENINRRD comes from the exons ATGGAGAAAGCAAAACCTGAAGCACCTCATGTCCTTATCTTGCCAATCCCTGCTCAAGGCCATCTCAGACCCATGTTGAAGCTAGCAGAGCTTCTCAGCAACGCAAGTTTCCAAATCACCTTCCTAAACACTGAATACTTCCACCATACTTTCCTTTCCTCTATCGACATCCACGCCTTTTCTCGCCGCTTTCCTAAATTTCAGTTCGTAACaattccagatggtctacccccTGATTCTCCACGCCCCGGAAAAGGTATCGCTCATTATTTAATCTCTCTCACGGATGCAGCTAAGCCTGCCGTTGTTGAGGTGCTGGTTTCTCTCAGATCTAAATCAGGGCGGCCTCCCACCTGCATAATAGCTGATGGGATAATGTCGTCTGCTGCTGTTGCTGCCGGTGAGGAATTTGGGATCCCTGTTTTAGCTTTTCGCACCTACAGTGCTTGCTGCACCTGGACTTACTTCAACTTGTCCAACCTCGTTGAAGGAGGGGAACTCCCATTACCAG ATAAAGACATGGACAAGCTAGTGACTTGCATTCCTGGTTTGGAGAATGTTTTACGACATCGAGATCTTCCAAGTTTTTGTAGGCTTGAGAAAGCCGATGATCATCTGCTCTACGACTTCTTCATCGCCCAAGCTTCGGCCATGCGACGAGCATCTGCTCTCATCCTCAACACGTTCGAACAACTTGAAACACCCTTTATATCTAAGCTCGCTTCTATTTTCTCCAAAATTTACACTATCGGACCATTGCATTGTCTCTCCAATGTGGACGACCCAACAGCTTTAGCTTCGACAAAAAGTATTTTTTGGCAAGAAGAAAAAGGTTGCCTCACTTGGCTTGATTCTCACCCATCAAAATCAGTTGTTTTCGTTAGCTTTGGGAGTGTAGTGACCTTCACCCTTGACCAAATGCTTGAATTTTGGCATGGCTTGGTTAACAGTGGGAAACCATTTCTATGGGTCATACGGTCCAACGCCATTATTGGAGAGGATGATCCAAGGAAAATATTGGAGGACCTGAAAGACAATACAAAAGGGAAGGGATCGATAGTGAGCTGGGCACCTCAAGAAGAGGTCTTAGCCCACCCTGCTGTGGGTGCATTCTTGACTCATAGCGGTTGGAACTCCACCTTGGAGAGTATATACGCAGGGGTTCCCATGATTTGCTGGCCTCTATTTGTGGATCAATATGTCAACAGCAGATGCGTGAGTTATGTGTGGAGAGTGGGTTTTGATATGAAAGATAGTTGTCATAGATCCATTATTGAAAAAATGGTTAGGGACGTGATTGAAATGAAGAATGAAGAAATAATGAAGTCAATGGAAGAGATTTCAAAGCAAGCTCAAGAGAGTGTTAAGGAAAGTGGGCCTTCTTACTGCAACTTGGACAAAATGATTCAAGACATAATGTCAGTCAATCTGGAAAATATTAATAGAAGAGATTGA